One window of the Salvia miltiorrhiza cultivar Shanhuang (shh) chromosome 6, IMPLAD_Smil_shh, whole genome shotgun sequence genome contains the following:
- the LOC130988724 gene encoding uncharacterized protein LOC130988724 isoform X2: protein MEGAEVVKNERDEASSSSPAKPQSQVPSSMAGYDPKRIPSSVFSNKSGTEWSLTSNDSLFSIQMGNNSFSNDYAIMYGKSGDFDPSNNLQLKSGELPRLDEWSNNNRRGKSSEVNSLPPVMEQEESSVQSGESSSRAEKKEGGSPYVSECPPPATFKPPVGERQRKEGRVG, encoded by the exons ATGGAAGGTGCAGAAGTTGTGAAGAATGAGAGAGATGAAGCGAGTTCAAGCTCTCCTGCAAAACCACAATCTCAAGTACCATCATCCATGGCGGGCTACGATCCAAAGCGCATTCCTTCATCTGTATTCTCAAACAAATCAGGAACAGAGTGGAGCCTCACCTCCAACGACTCCTTATTTAGCATTCAGATGGGAAACAACAGCTTTTCCAACGACTACGCCATCATGTACGGCAAATCTGGTGATTTCGATCCGAGCAACAATCTACAGCTCAAATCTGGCGAGCTGCCGCGCCTCGACGAATGGAGCAACAACAACCGACGGGGCAAGTCTAGTGAGGTGAACAGCCTTCCTCCGGTTATGGAGCAAGAAGAATCTAGCGTGCAGTCCGGCGAGTCATCGTCGCGAGCTGAAAAGAAAGAAGGCGGAAGCCCGTATGTTAGCGAGTGCCCTCCTCCAGCTACCTTCAAACCTCCG GTTGGTGAGCGACAGCGGAAAGAAGGAAGAGTCGGTTAG
- the LOC130988724 gene encoding uncharacterized protein LOC130988724 isoform X1 — MEGAEVVKNERDEASSSSPAKPQSQVPSSMAGYDPKRIPSSVFSNKSGTEWSLTSNDSLFSIQMGNNSFSNDYAIMYGKSGDFDPSNNLQLKSGELPRLDEWSNNNRRGKSSEVNSLPPVMEQEESSVQSGESSSRAEKKEGGSPYVSECPPPATFKPPVSPSLNPRISDVSATSNKSFAFPVLVSDSGKKEESVRVGVEKGDNRAPQPQTQEEPQAQAHKPNRWFSCFSCARPRCC, encoded by the exons ATGGAAGGTGCAGAAGTTGTGAAGAATGAGAGAGATGAAGCGAGTTCAAGCTCTCCTGCAAAACCACAATCTCAAGTACCATCATCCATGGCGGGCTACGATCCAAAGCGCATTCCTTCATCTGTATTCTCAAACAAATCAGGAACAGAGTGGAGCCTCACCTCCAACGACTCCTTATTTAGCATTCAGATGGGAAACAACAGCTTTTCCAACGACTACGCCATCATGTACGGCAAATCTGGTGATTTCGATCCGAGCAACAATCTACAGCTCAAATCTGGCGAGCTGCCGCGCCTCGACGAATGGAGCAACAACAACCGACGGGGCAAGTCTAGTGAGGTGAACAGCCTTCCTCCGGTTATGGAGCAAGAAGAATCTAGCGTGCAGTCCGGCGAGTCATCGTCGCGAGCTGAAAAGAAAGAAGGCGGAAGCCCGTATGTTAGCGAGTGCCCTCCTCCAGCTACCTTCAAACCTCCGGTTAGCCCCTCGCTTAATCCTCGGATTTCTGACGTCAGTGCCACCAGCAACAAGTCGTTTGCATTTCCAGT GTTGGTGAGCGACAGCGGAAAGAAGGAAGAGTCGGTTAGGGTTGGTGTGGAGAAGGGTGACAACAGAGCACCACAACCACAAACACAAGAAGAGCCACAAGCGCAGGCACACAAGCCTAATAGATGGTTTTCTTGCTTCTCATGCGCTAGGCCACGCTGTTGTTAG